A genomic segment from Triticum dicoccoides isolate Atlit2015 ecotype Zavitan chromosome 1A, WEW_v2.0, whole genome shotgun sequence encodes:
- the LOC119365791 gene encoding glycosyltransferase BC10-like, producing MRPRRHSYGRGGRSAAAAVLLVLCLCVTGVFLLLLHGSSPPLDTEGGKEQAAAAGGGGGRHEGPVVLAEVEEAPLPPGNARVAFLFIARNRLPLDLVWDAFFRGDNEGRFSIFVHSRPGFVLTRATTRSRFFYNRQVNNSVQVDWGEASMIEAERILLSHALKDPFNERFVFVSDSCVPLYNFNYTYDYIMSASTSFVDSFADTKQGRYNPRMDPIIPVENWRKGSQWAVLIKKHAEVVVYDDVVLPEFKKHCRRRPLPEFWRDWDKPIPAEAWKAHNCIPDEHYVQTLLAQNGLEEELTRRSVTHSAWDLSSSKDRERRGWHPVTYKVSDATPALIKSIKDIDNIYYETEYRREWCTSNERPAPCFLFARKFTRGAGLKLLNSSFIAAR from the exons ATGAGGCCGCGGCGGCACTCGTACGGCAGGGGCGGcaggagcgcggcggcggcggtgctgctgGTGCTCTGCCTCTGCGTCACCGGCGTCTTCCTCCTGCTCCTGCACGGCTCCTCCCCGCCGCTGGACACGGAGGGAGGGAAGGAGCAGGCGGCCGCGgcgggaggaggaggggggaggcaCGAGGGGCCGGTGGTCCTGGCCGAGGTGGAGGAGGCGCCGCTGCCGCCGGGGAACGCCAGGGTCGCCTTCCTCTTCATCGCCCGCAACCGCCTCCCGCTCGACCTCGTCTGGGACGCATTCTTCCGT GGCGACAATGAGGGGAGGTTCTCCATCTTCGTGCACTCGCGGCCAGGCTTCGTGCTCACCCGCGCCACCACCCGCTCCCGCTTCTTTTACAACCGGCAGGTCAACAACAGCGTCCAG GTGGATTGGGGGGAGGCGAGCATGATCGAGGCCGAGCGCATCCTTCTCAGCCATGCACTCAAGGATCCCTTCAATGAGCGCTTCGTTTTTGTGTCCGACAG CTGtgtaccattgtacaatttcaactACACTTATGACTACATAATGTCTGCATCAACCAGCTTTGTGGACAG TTTCGCCGATACAAAACAGGGCAGGTACAATCCACGAATGGACCCAATCATCCCGGTGGAGAATTGGAGAAAAGGCTCGCAG TGGGCTGTGCTGATTAAAAAGCATGCTGAAGTTGTGGTTTATGATGATGTGGTGTTGCCAGAATTCAAGAAGCATTGCAGG AGAAGGCCCTTACCAGAGTTCTGGCGGGACTGGGATAAACCTATT CCTGCTGAGGCATGGAAGGCACATAACTGCATACCAGATGAGCACTATGTTCAAACATTGCTTGCA CAAAATGGGCTTGAAGAAGAGCTTACCCGGAGATCAGTTACACATAGCGCATGGGATCTATCATCTTCTAAAGATCGTGAAAGGCGTGGATGGCATCCTGTAACATACAAAGTCTCTGATGCTACACCCGCACTTATAAAATCCATTAAG GATATTGATAATATATATTATGAGACCGAATATAGAAGAGAGTGGTGCACAAGTAATGAGAGACCAGCACCTTGCTTCCTCTTTGCAAGGAAGTTTACACGCGGAGCCGGTCTGAAGCTTCTTAACTCA TCATTTATAGCAGCAAGATGA
- the LOC119365800 gene encoding uncharacterized protein LOC119365800 → MASCCCPIIAWFVSFLLVFPVLVSSATAGNGSTFGEEQLGLRRMKARLARVREASVKTIQSPDGDVIDCVPSHLQPAFDHPRLRGQKPEDEPAARPGNAGAVADDEEEVLPQTWRSSGEWCPKGTIPVRRATEGDLLRASSVRRFGMKPRSAAARRDSTSNGHEHAVGYVSGGQFYGAKASLNVWPAHVSSPAEFSLSQIWVISGSFGNDLNTIEAGWQVSPELYGDNSPRFFTYWTNDAYQETGCYNLHCAGFVQTNGRVVIGAAITPVSAYGGRQFDITLMIWKDPKKGNWWLQLGPSGALVGYWPSSLFTHLGARGRGGADMVQFGGEAVNTRPSGSHTPTQMGSGRFPGEGYGRAAYFRNVQVVDWDNNLIPAAGLRLLADHPGCYDIAGGQGGAWGSYFYYGGPGRNVRCP, encoded by the exons ATGGCTTCTTGCTGCTGCCCAATCATTGCCTGGTTCGTCTCTTTCCTCCTCGTCTTCCCCGTCCTCGTCTCCTCCGCGACGGCGGGCAATGGCAGCACATTCGGGGAGGAGCAGCTCGGGCTCCGGCGGATGAAGGCCCGGCTCGCCAGGGTCAGGGAAGCCTCTGTCAAGACGATCCAG AGCCCCGACGGCGACGTCATAGACTGCGTGCCCTCTCACCTGCAGCCCGCGTTCGATCATCCCAGGCTGAGAGGCCAGAAACCAGAG GACGAACCTGCGGCGCGGCCAGGGAATGCCGGCGCCGTggcagacgacgaggaggaggtctTGCCGCAGAcgtggaggagctccggcgagTGGTGCCCCAAGGGGACGATACCGGTTAGGCGGGCGACGGAGGGCGACCTGCTCAGGGCCAGCTCCGTCCGGAGGTTCGGGATGAAGCCCCGGAGTGCCGCGGCACGGCGGGACTCCACCAGCAACGGCCATGAG CACGCGGTGGGGTACGTGAGCGGCGGGCAGTTCTACGGCGCCAAGGCGAGCCTGAACGTGTGGCCGGCGCACGTGTCGTCGCCGGCGGAGTTCAGCCTGTCCCAGATCTGGGTCATCTCCGGCTCCTTCGGCAACGACCTCAACACCATCGAGGCCGGCTGGCAGGTCAGCCCTGAGCTGTACGGGGACAACAGCCCCAGGTTCTTCACCTACTGGACC AACGACGCGTACCAGGAGACGGGGTGCTACAACCTGCACTGCGCGGGGTTCGTGCAGACCAACGGCCGGGTGGTGATCGGCGCCGCCATCACGCCGGTGTCGGCCTACGGCGGCCGGCAGTTCGACATCACGCTCATGATCTGGAAGGACCCCAAGAAGGGCAACTGGTGGCTGCAGCTGGGCCCGTCGGGCGCGCTCGTGGGCTACTGGCCGTCCTCCCTcttcacccacctgggcgcgcgcgGCCGCGGCGGCGCCGACATGGTGCAGTTCGGCGGCGAGGCGGTCAACACGCGGCCGTCCGGGTCGCACACGCCCACGCAGATGGGCAGCGGCCGGTTCCCCGGCGAAGGGTACGGCCGCGCGGCCTACTTCCGGAACGTGCAGGTCGTGGACTGGGACAACAACCTCATCCCGGCGGCCGGGCTACGGCTCCTCGCCGACCACCCGGGGTGCTACGACATCGCCGGCGGCCAGGGCGGCGCGTGGGGCAGCTACTTCTACTACGGCGGGCCTGGCAGGAACGTCCGGTGCCCCTAG